The region TAGAAGGTGCTCAGGAAACATTAAAAAAACTGAGGGAAAGATTCAAGGTTGTCTTTATAACAAATACAACAACAAAACCTAAAAAGGTTGTTTACCAGAAACTTATAGAGATGGGTTTTGATCTTAATGAGGATGAGATATTTTCAGCACTTGAGGCAACAAAGCAGTTTATCAAGGAGAAAGGTGGTGGAGCATACCTTCTTCTTACAGATCTTGCCAAGAAGGATTTTGAGGATATCCCGTCGGAACCTGTAAATTATGTGGTAATTGGTGATGCGAGGGAAAACTTCAGTTATGAGAATATGAATAAAGCTTTCAGATATATAATGGACGGTGCACAGATCATAGCTGCAGCAAAAAATAAATACTTTATGGACAGGGATGGGAAGCTTTCACTTGACTGTGGAGCATTCGTTGTAGGCCTTGAGTTTGCAACAGGTAAAGAAGCTTTAATCATCGGAAAGCCTTCCAAGGACTTTTTCTTACTTGCTGTTAGGAAGATGGGACTGAAACCTGAAGAGGTTGCTGTTATAGGTGATGATATTGAGGCTGATGTTAAAGGTGGGATGGATGCTGGTCTTAAAGGTATCCTTG is a window of Persephonella marina EX-H1 DNA encoding:
- a CDS encoding TIGR01458 family HAD-type hydrolase, whose product is MLENIKGLLLDLDGVLYIVDRPIEGAQETLKKLRERFKVVFITNTTTKPKKVVYQKLIEMGFDLNEDEIFSALEATKQFIKEKGGGAYLLLTDLAKKDFEDIPSEPVNYVVIGDARENFSYENMNKAFRYIMDGAQIIAAAKNKYFMDRDGKLSLDCGAFVVGLEFATGKEALIIGKPSKDFFLLAVRKMGLKPEEVAVIGDDIEADVKGGMDAGLKGILVKTGKFTQDDLKKGIKPDLILDSINQILEYI